From Pseudomonas alcaligenes, a single genomic window includes:
- a CDS encoding alpha/beta hydrolase produces the protein MTLSVELPRPPGMAQRLLSALLRGSTWLLFRSGFRPGVLPATQRRLLHLATRIAPVARKVRIEPGHIGGVACEWLSPPTDNGWVLLYLHGGAFMVGSPQTHRSITSYLARHGQLRVCALDYRLAPEHPYPAAPDDVLAAYRALLAQGQAAERIVIAGDSAGGNLTLTAALRLRELGLPQPAALVCFSPVTDVTGANLPEPPAGDPLLQPAWLGQGVDAYCPPGVERRAAALSPLYADLRGLPPLLVQVGEDERLLPQSLLLQEQAGIDLQLECYPRQWHVFQINCGLLDIADLALQRTLDFLRQRGCP, from the coding sequence ATGACCTTGTCCGTTGAGTTGCCGCGTCCACCGGGCATGGCCCAGCGCCTGCTTTCGGCCTTGCTGCGTGGCAGCACCTGGCTGCTGTTTCGCAGCGGCTTTCGCCCTGGCGTCTTGCCGGCTACCCAGCGCCGCTTGCTGCACCTGGCCACGCGCATTGCTCCGGTGGCGCGCAAGGTGCGTATCGAGCCCGGGCACATCGGCGGGGTGGCCTGCGAATGGCTGAGCCCACCGACAGACAACGGCTGGGTGTTGCTCTATCTGCACGGCGGCGCCTTCATGGTCGGCTCGCCGCAGACCCACCGCAGCATCACCAGCTACCTGGCGCGTCACGGCCAGCTGCGCGTGTGTGCGCTGGATTACCGCCTGGCGCCGGAGCATCCGTACCCGGCGGCGCCGGACGATGTGCTGGCGGCTTACCGGGCGCTGCTGGCGCAGGGGCAAGCCGCCGAGCGCATCGTCATCGCTGGCGACTCGGCAGGCGGTAACCTGACCCTGACGGCGGCCCTGCGCCTGCGCGAGCTGGGGTTGCCGCAACCGGCGGCACTGGTGTGTTTCTCGCCGGTCACCGATGTCACTGGGGCCAACCTGCCCGAGCCGCCGGCGGGCGATCCGCTGTTGCAGCCGGCCTGGCTGGGGCAGGGCGTGGATGCCTATTGCCCGCCCGGTGTGGAGCGGCGGGCTGCGGCGCTGTCGCCGCTGTATGCCGATCTGCGTGGCTTGCCGCCCCTGCTGGTGCAGGTCGGCGAGGACGAACGGCTGTTGCCGCAGAGCCTGCTGCTGCAGGAGCAGGCTGGAATCGACCTGCAGCTGGAGTGCTACCCGCGCCAGTGGCATGTGTTCCAGATCAACTGTGGTCTACTGGATATTGCCGACCTGGCATTGCAGCGGACGCTCGATTTCCTGCGTCAGCGAGGTTGCCCATGA
- a CDS encoding ribonuclease E inhibitor RraB — protein MSTAFQDDASSHVLRRMKEGGFDFARVHPIEFYVIFPDEERARQAARQFRGESLNAQVSLRDDGAWHLQVSKVMYATYAGIGDFEQDMESLVAPLGGVLDGWGVTQEVRLPGS, from the coding sequence ATGAGCACAGCCTTCCAAGATGATGCCAGCAGTCATGTTCTGCGCCGCATGAAAGAGGGCGGTTTCGATTTCGCCCGTGTCCATCCCATCGAGTTCTACGTGATCTTTCCCGACGAGGAGCGGGCCCGGCAGGCCGCCAGACAGTTCCGTGGTGAATCGCTGAATGCCCAGGTCAGTCTGCGTGATGACGGTGCCTGGCATCTGCAAGTGAGCAAGGTGATGTATGCCACCTATGCCGGTATCGGTGATTTCGAGCAGGACATGGAGTCGCTCGTCGCACCGCTTGGTGGTGTGCTGGACGGCTGGGGAGTGACCCAGGAAGTACGTCTGCCTGGAAGTTGA
- a CDS encoding DUF2835 domain-containing protein: MPSLVLDIALSAERFRAVYQGRANRVLLVSRDGRRVSLPAHHLRPFLRHNGIYGVFELEFSAAGELQGLRQLS, translated from the coding sequence ATGCCCAGCCTCGTGCTGGATATTGCTCTGTCCGCAGAGCGTTTCCGCGCCGTTTACCAGGGGCGCGCCAATCGGGTCTTGCTGGTCAGTCGCGATGGTCGCAGGGTCAGCCTGCCGGCCCATCATCTGCGTCCCTTCCTGCGCCACAACGGCATCTACGGCGTGTTCGAGCTGGAGTTCAGCGCGGCCGGCGAACTGCAGGGCCTGCGCCAGCTGAGTTGA
- a CDS encoding DUF6685 family protein: MSLSESNTSLASRLSALAQRLGLGGRSPRLVFERARSLRLPFKALPIPPQSIWWQAGPPLQRLVDLPRDALSGPVQEDKAEARAVLMRVVSLEQQQLHDFDLREIDGLCGTPLADGQAFASLEAFAATQPCRNVRIISYKDFLKTISMAMPRFLAAEAVELRQASWYGRRLYWASEQHGEAFASAIVYARLRGLEVTLPAQISRYRLNSQGLAELKRQYHVLAMPVQAWSDPAFMGLLLDNGLPYSRLSLLRDNGAPEFILLPRESAEANALGEGLRLAGAPDVVDYLEQLERRSATAPQA; the protein is encoded by the coding sequence ATGAGTTTGTCCGAATCCAACACCAGCCTGGCCTCACGCCTGTCCGCCCTGGCCCAGCGCCTCGGCCTGGGCGGTCGTTCGCCGCGCCTGGTGTTCGAGCGGGCCCGCAGTCTGCGCCTGCCGTTCAAGGCCCTGCCGATCCCGCCGCAGAGCATCTGGTGGCAGGCCGGCCCGCCCCTGCAGCGCCTGGTCGACCTGCCGCGCGACGCGCTCTCCGGCCCGGTGCAGGAAGACAAGGCCGAAGCCCGCGCCGTACTGATGCGCGTGGTGAGCCTGGAACAGCAGCAGCTGCATGATTTCGACCTGCGCGAGATCGACGGCCTGTGCGGCACGCCGCTGGCCGATGGCCAGGCCTTCGCCAGCCTGGAGGCCTTCGCTGCCACCCAGCCCTGCCGCAACGTGCGCATCATCAGCTACAAGGACTTTCTCAAGACCATCAGCATGGCCATGCCACGCTTCCTGGCCGCCGAGGCGGTGGAGCTGCGCCAGGCCAGCTGGTATGGCCGGCGCCTGTACTGGGCCAGCGAGCAGCACGGCGAGGCCTTCGCCAGCGCCATCGTCTATGCCCGCCTGCGCGGCCTGGAAGTCACCCTGCCGGCCCAGATCAGCCGCTACCGCCTGAACAGCCAGGGCCTGGCCGAACTCAAGCGCCAGTACCACGTGCTGGCCATGCCGGTGCAGGCTTGGAGCGACCCCGCGTTCATGGGCCTGCTGCTGGACAACGGCCTGCCCTACTCGCGCCTGTCGCTGCTGCGCGACAATGGCGCACCGGAATTCATCCTCCTGCCCAGGGAGTCGGCGGAAGCCAATGCCCTCGGCGAGGGCCTGCGCCTGGCTGGCGCCCCCGATGTGGTGGATTATCTGGAACAGCTGGAGCGCCGCAGCGCCACAGCACCGCAGGCATAA
- a CDS encoding SDR family oxidoreductase: MNTILITGAASGIGAATARLFHSRGWRVGLLDINHAALAELAAELGGVWHAELDVTDAGAVREALADFCALHGGQLRLLFNCAGILRFGHFAEISVEEHAQILRINVLGLLQVSHAAFPYLRGTPEAQVINMGSASGLYGTPHMASYSASKFAVRGLTEALELEWRPHGIRVGDLMPPFVRTPMVESQRFTPPALRRLGVHLRAEDIAEAVWQQAQRSQVHRPIHWLFRLMYWAGQLSPPALNRGLMAWVSRE; the protein is encoded by the coding sequence ATGAATACCATTCTGATTACTGGCGCGGCTTCCGGTATCGGCGCAGCCACGGCGCGCCTGTTTCATTCGCGGGGCTGGCGGGTTGGCCTGCTGGATATCAACCACGCCGCACTGGCCGAGCTGGCCGCCGAACTGGGCGGGGTGTGGCACGCCGAGCTGGATGTCACCGACGCCGGCGCGGTGCGCGAGGCGCTGGCCGACTTCTGTGCCCTGCATGGCGGCCAGCTGCGCCTGCTGTTCAACTGTGCCGGTATCCTGCGCTTCGGTCATTTTGCCGAGATCAGCGTTGAGGAGCATGCACAGATCCTGCGCATCAACGTGCTCGGCCTGCTGCAGGTCAGCCATGCGGCCTTCCCCTACCTGCGTGGCACGCCAGAGGCGCAGGTGATCAACATGGGCTCGGCATCCGGGCTGTACGGCACGCCACATATGGCCAGTTATTCGGCATCCAAGTTCGCCGTGCGGGGTCTGACCGAGGCCCTGGAGCTGGAGTGGCGGCCGCACGGCATTCGCGTTGGCGACCTGATGCCGCCCTTCGTGCGCACGCCGATGGTCGAGAGCCAGCGCTTCACACCACCGGCCTTGCGCCGGCTGGGCGTGCATCTGCGCGCCGAGGACATCGCCGAGGCGGTCTGGCAGCAGGCGCAACGCTCGCAGGTGCATCGGCCGATCCACTGGCTGTTCCGCCTGATGTACTGGGCCGGGCAGCTGTCGCCGCCGGCGCTCAATCGCGGGCTGATGGCCTGGGTCAGCCGGGAGTAG